From the Bacillus horti genome, the window AGCAACATCTTGGGTTTCAACAGGGAAATTACACCAAACGGAAACTCCAACCACTTTTTCACCCAAGCCTAACGCATAAACCATTTCTGTATTACTTGGAAAAACAGAAGCAATCGTTTCTGGCTGCTCCTCAATTGTGATTTCATTTCCTAAACCATCTGTAATTGTAATGGGAAAGCTAGGCTCATTGTCGCCAGCCTCTTCCCCCTCAGCTTCACCTTCTGTGCTAGGAGCTTCTTCTCCCTCTATTTCCTCTTGATTACCCTGTGGTGCTGGATCAGCGTTATCTGTACCACATGCTACTAATCCTAACGTCAAACAAACGATAAGAACTAGGCTAAGCAAGCCCCATTTTTTCCATAGTTTCCACGATTCCATGTTTTCATTCCTCCTACTGGTTCCCTCTAGGTTGATTCATTTATTGGTATAGAGCTCATTAGAAAAGCTTCCTCTAATGATGGACTAGACAACCTCTTCGAGAAGACTTCTATACAAGCTTTTCTTATACTATCAACCTCTGAATTAAAAAAGTCTGATAGTAAAAGAACACCTTTCCAATGAAAAGGTGCTCCAGCTAATGAATACAGCACACAGACCTAATGTTAACCGGTAACCTTGTCCCTTATCTTTATCCTGCACATAAGGAATATAGCCATGGTTTGTTTAGGCAACAGTCTCGTTGACTGCCTTGCTGCTTCTAGCTTAAGCTTCCTTTTCCTCGAAGGATACTTAAGACCCTATGCCAAATAGGCAGGTCTCCTGACTTACGCATCATCAAGGCTGACTCCCTTCCCATGAGGTTCACAGTGGTTTTTTCGTCGCCTTTTCGCGTTTACAGTGGCGGGACCGCGCTGGACTTACACCAGCTTCCCTTTTCCTCATTCCATTTACTAAAATGAGACCTATTTGGATATGTATCTTGCTATATCAGTCTATAGCAAGCATATTGCATATTTTAAGCTCTCTATGCTTCATTATATAGATTAAATTGAACAAAGGCTAGGTTGAGATTACTATAAAAGGCTAATAGGAGCCTTATCCAGCCTTTTCCTTTCACTTAGAAAGCTAAAATAGAGCTCATGACGATTGAAAAAATCATACACATACTCAGGGATAGCTTACCTTTTTTGTTGGATACCCTTTTTAAAACCACCTGTTGCATCGTCTCTCCCAAAAATAGATACCCTATGATTATTAAAGGAAAAGTCACTATATTGGACATATTTCTAGTAAGAATAAAGTCTGTAATCAAAACAAATAAAAATCCAAAAAATAGACTTAAGGCTGTATAATACGGGTAGGATACAGCTTTCTTCATACGTATCCTCCTTCTGCAAACGAGCACAGCTTTGGTAATTTAAGAATATTATAATATTTAATCTAAAAATTGTAAAAGCTGTATCTTCATTTATTATTTACTGCTTACGAGCTCTAGCTCTAAAAAGCAAATGGGCTAACACGGGCATCATAATAAAGATGGTAATTAATCTCGTTAATTGAAGGCTCGCCACAAGTGACGCATCTAGTTGTAGAAAATAGGCAGTTGAAGCCATTTCTGCCGCTCCCGCAGGCACCGAGCTTAGTAAGCTCATGAGAAAATCTAAGGGAGATGAAACGGTAAATAGATATGCAACAGCAAAGCTAAATCCATAAAAAGTGAACAGCAGGAGAATCCCATACTTTCCTACCTGCTTCAGCTTTTTGAACGTTTCACGAGTAAATCTTAAGCCAATAATTCCGCCCAATAAAAGCTGCCCTATGGCTACAATTAAGGATGGTGGGTTATCAATATCTAAGACAAATTGATTCAACAAAAAACCAAATAGCATGGCATAAAGGAGTGTACCGGCTGGAAGCTTGTACAGCTTAGAAAGGTAGATAGCAAGTATAATAATAACTCCTATGACTAGTACTTCAGTAAAAGTAATAGAGTAATCACTAAGGTTAAGTCCTGTTTTACTTGGAAGTGGATTTGTTATTCCTACAAGTATAGGAATGGTAAGAACATATAAAAAGATTCTTGTCGAGTGAAACGCAGCTACAATAGGCTCATTTGCCCCGTATTCTTGACTTATTGCTACCGCTTCAGACGCCCCCCCAGGGATAAAACAAAAAAAGCTTGTCACAGAGTCCAAGCCTGTCAGCCTATGTAGCAAATGTCCAAATACAATCCCAGCTGCTAATAACAAGCCGATTGCAACAAATAAAGGAAGAAAAAAATGCAGCAGGTTAGAGAAAAAGCTCATGTTCATCATAAACCCAATATTGACACCAACTAGAGCTAAGGCAAGCTTAAACACAGAGTCCGAAAATTGTAACTTTCCAATCCATAAACGATAAAAAATTCCCGTTAGTAAAGCTCCAATTAGCCAGCCTGCAGGAACTTTTAGTAGTGTAAAAAGTAGCCCTACAAGAGTGACGGCTAAAAGGAAGAGTGTCTTTTGTACGGCCATGTCATCCCTTCTTCTTAGTCTGATCTTCGTCGTTTTATTTCTACTAAAAGTATAGCATATTACTCTGAAAAAAGTGATGGAACTCCTTGAATAATAGAGGATACGCAATGAACAGATACTTATTGAATAATAGGAAAATAGAGAAATTAAGGCTTCGGCTTACCAAAGGAGCATGTTTATTAGCTTCAATTGAGGAGTGAATATTACTTAAGACCTAATTTTTATTATTTAAAACCCCCTTTTTAAATTTTAAAAAGGGGGTAGTCATTAATAATACTCTTATGTCGAGTTTACTGTAGTTCCAATGGAGGCTTGCTACCAAGAGTGAAACCTAATTCACCTTTCTACGATTTCAATTTCAATAGCTGTTGTCTGCAAAGGATATGAATCATCAACATTACCATGTAATACGGAGACCTTGTCTCCTATATTTAGACTTTCTATTGCTGGTGATAGATCTTTAGGAACATCTATCCACACTGCCTGTCTCCTTTCCACCAGCAGATCATTTACAGACATTGAGTTCATTTCATCTTCCGTTATATCAGTCATTACTAAAATCCTCTGCTCTTCTTTATCGACAATGTATCCTTTAGATGTCATTCCCTGCCCAGGGAAATCCTCCGAACAACCACTTAAGAATAATACGATTAACACGAACCCCATCGTGATTTTTTTCATATGAATCCACCTCC encodes:
- a CDS encoding AbrB family transcriptional regulator — encoded protein: MAVQKTLFLLAVTLVGLLFTLLKVPAGWLIGALLTGIFYRLWIGKLQFSDSVFKLALALVGVNIGFMMNMSFFSNLLHFFLPLFVAIGLLLAAGIVFGHLLHRLTGLDSVTSFFCFIPGGASEAVAISQEYGANEPIVAAFHSTRIFLYVLTIPILVGITNPLPSKTGLNLSDYSITFTEVLVIGVIIILAIYLSKLYKLPAGTLLYAMLFGFLLNQFVLDIDNPPSLIVAIGQLLLGGIIGLRFTRETFKKLKQVGKYGILLLFTFYGFSFAVAYLFTVSSPLDFLMSLLSSVPAGAAEMASTAYFLQLDASLVASLQLTRLITIFIMMPVLAHLLFRARARKQ
- a CDS encoding DUF3221 domain-containing protein; translated protein: MKKITMGFVLIVLFLSGCSEDFPGQGMTSKGYIVDKEEQRILVMTDITEDEMNSMSVNDLLVERRQAVWIDVPKDLSPAIESLNIGDKVSVLHGNVDDSYPLQTTAIEIEIVER